A window of the Eremothecium cymbalariae DBVPG#7215 chromosome 5, complete sequence genome harbors these coding sequences:
- the HLJ1 gene encoding type I HSP40 co-chaperone HLJ1 (similar to Ashbya gossypii AFL190C) — protein sequence MSEKEYTEEQEKITYVILNKDKHSFYELLQIDKEASDSDVKKAYRKLAIKLHPDKNRHPRAAEAFKKINRAFEVLSDENKRKVYDQIGCDPDDRAAAQESYRRGGGSGQEGGSGFEPFPSEGMFFRGPGNGPEDIFDFLFRAGGGGGPFGMGGGGPFDNFGNSPFGGTTTFTFGGPSGFRVYSSGPGGQFQQHGGGFNSRAQDRSRRNNQGDATQGELQDPLQHVLFILLIVLVFLMFPSLSY from the coding sequence ATGTCAGAGAAGGAATATACTGaggaacaagaaaagaTCACATATGTTATTCTGAATAAGGATAAGCATTCGTTCTATGAGTTGTTGCAGATAGATAAGGAGGCCAGTGATAGCGATGTGAAGAAAGCCTATCGCAAGTTGGCTATTAAGTTACATCCGGATAAAAACCGCCATCCAAGAGCAGCAGAAGCAttcaaaaagataaatCGGGCGTTTGAAGTGCTATCGGATGAAAATAAACGAAAGGTTTATGATCAAATAGGTTGTGATCCGGATGATCGTGCAGCTGCGCAAGAGTCTTACAGAAGGGGGGGAGGTTCTGGACAGGAAGGGGGATCGGGCTTCGAGCCATTTCCTAGCGAAGGCATGTTTTTTAGAGGTCCAGGTAATGGCCCggaagatatatttgattttctATTTAGGGCTGGTGGAGGTGGTGGACCTTTTGGAATGGGAGGTGGTGGACCTTTCGATAATTTCGGAAACAGTCCGTTTGGTGGGACGACAACTTTTACATTTGGAGGTCCAAGTGGGTTCCGAGTCTATTCTAGTGGACCTGGAGGTCAATTCCAACAGCATGGAGGCGGATTTAATTCAAGGGCGCAGGATCGATCCCGTCGGAATAACCAGGGAGATGCGACTCAAGGAGAACTGCAGGATCCCCTGCAACATGTattgtttatattattgattgTGCTGGTATTCTTGATGTTTCCTAGTCTGAGTTATTGA
- the POL3 gene encoding DNA-directed DNA polymerase delta POL3 (similar to Ashbya gossypii AFL189W), producing MTQGLKRDCEVDDGVMEKKLRTQSFDYSAGSEPVSTIQIIPSDRYRKQSHQGYKSPQVPNTSGNVDPTVFERELLMMDHETVTAQEKNQQATWPRRGIPSDFEANTCDLSFQQLDAEQAVLPGCRDGNTAAVVRFFGVTDAGNSVLCNVTGFKHYMYVPAPSGFRPSSDLKVLKDYLNDKFDNVVDSIEVVWKQSIWGYSGDEKLQFLKVLVPDPYGLNKVRTAFEKGYVNPNDTWFQGGTTTYDNIAFTLRLMIDCGIVGMSWITLPKGKYTLIPKHQKVSSCQFEVAINYKDLIAHPAEGDWVHSAPLRILSFDIECAGRVGVFPEPDTDPVIQIANVVSIAGHSKPFIRNVFTVRSCAPITGSQIFEHEREEDMLKHWRDFVVQVDPDVIIGYNTTNFDFPYLINRAAALHVDSFPYFGRLPNVKQVIKETVFSSKAYGTRESKTINIDGRLQLDLLQFVRREYQLRSYTLNSVSAHFLGEQKEDVHHTIISSLYNGDSETRRRLAVYCLKDAYLPLRLLEKLMALVNYAEMSRVTGVPFSYLITRGQQIKVISQLFRKCFQIDIVIPNMHTSPSDEQYQGATVIEPIRGYYDVPIATLDFNSLYPSIMMAHNLCYTTLCNKSTVARLNLKENEDYIITPNGDYFVTEKRRRGILPTILHELISARKRAKTDLKNETDPFRKDVLNGRQLALKISANSVYGFTGATVGKLPCLAISSSVTSFGRTMIEATKRAVEEKYTVKNGFSHDAVVIYGDTDSVMVKFGKTDLQETMNLGAEAAAYVSSLFKHPINLEFEKVYFPYLLINKKRYAGLYWTRPEKHDKLDQKGLASVRRDSCPLVSLVMNKVLRMILIDRNVPGALDFVRSTIDDVLQNRADISKLIISKTLAPSYTNSQPHAVLAERMKKRDGVGPNVGDRVDYVIVGGNDKLYNRAEDPLYVLEQNIQIDSKYYLTTQLQNPIISIIAPIIGERQANAMFVVKAIKISTGNQKGGLMGFIKKVQMCKGCKGPLKKGEGPLCGNCKERSGELYLKAMYDVRELEEKFARLWTQCQRCSGSLHNEVLCSNQNCDIFYMRVKAKKELREKVEELSKW from the coding sequence ATGACACAAGGGTTAAAGCGAGACTGTGAGGTTGATGACGGGGTTATGGAGAAGAAGCTGAGGACGCAGTCTTTTGATTACTCTGCGGGAAGTGAGCCGGTGTCGACTATCCAAATTATTCCCAGTGATAGGTACCGAAAGCAGAGCCATCAAGGGTACAAGTCACCACAGGTTCCGAATACAAGTGGTAATGTGGATCCTACGGTGTTCGAGCGTGAATTGCTGATGATGGATCATGAGACAGTCACGGCGCAGGAGAAAAACCAGCAAGCTACATGGCCTAGACGGGGTATACCGTCTGATTTTGAAGCGAATACGTGTGATCTATCATTTCAACAGCTGGATGCGGAACAAGCGGTTCTTCCTGGATGTAGAGATGGTAATACTGCGGCGGTTGTGCGGTTTTTTGGTGTCACCGATGCAGGTAATTCAGTCCTGTGTAATGTAACTGGGTTCAAGCACTACATGTACGTTCCAGCACCATCGGGATTTCGTCCTAGTTCAGATTTAAAGGTTTTAAAGGACTATTTGAATGATAAGTTTGATAATGTTGTGGATTCCATAGAGGTGGTTTGGAAACAAAGTATATGGGGATATTCCGGTGATGAAAAGTTGCAGTTTTTAAAGGTGTTGGTGCCTGATCCATACGGGCTGAATAAGGTCCGAACTGCATTTGAGAAGGGTTATGTGAACCCAAATGATACTTGGTTCCAAGGAGGCACTACGACGTACGACAATATTGCTTTCACTTTGAGGCTGATGATAGATTGCGGTATTGTGGGTATGTCTTGGATAACCCTGCCTAAGGGGAAGTATACTCTTATTCCTAAACACCAAAAGGTTTCTTCCTGTCAATTTGAAGTGGCCATTAACTATAAAGACTTAATTGCGCATCCGGCAGAAGGTGATTGGGTTCATAGTGCCCCGTTGCGTATTCTATCATTTGATATTGAATGTGCGGGTAGAGTTGGTGTGTTCCCTGAGCCTGATACTGATCCAGTGATTCAGATAGCAAACGTTGTTAGTATTGCAGGTCATTCTAAACCTTTTATTCGAAACGTTTTCACGGTGAGGTCTTGTGCTCCAATCACCGGTTCTCAGATTTTTGAGCATGAGAGAGAGGAAGACATGTTAAAACATTGGCGCGATTTCGTTGTCCAAGTAGATCCAGATGTGATAATTGGGTATAACACTACTAATTTCGATTTTCCCTATTTAATTAACCGTGCCGCTGCTTTGCATGTTGATAGTTTTCCGTATTTTGGCAGGTTGCCAAATGTAAAACAAGTTATCAAGGAAACTGTTTTTTCATCAAAGGCATATGGTACAAGAGAGTCCAAAACTATTAACATTGATGGACGTCTACAGCTAGATTTGTTGCAGTTTGTTAGACGTGAATATCAATTACGTTCATATACCTTGAATTCTGTTTCTGCTCATTTCTTAGGTGAACAGAAAGAAGATGTTCATCACACCATTATTTCTTCGTTGTATAATGGTGATAGCGAAACAAGAAGACGTTTGGCTGTTTATTGTTTGAAAGATGCTTATTTACCTTTGCGATTGTTAGAAAAGTTAATGGCCTTAGTTAACTATGCAGAAATGTCAAGAGTCACCGGGGTTCCCTTTTCCTACCTCATTACGAGAGGTCAACAAATTAAAGTCATATCTCAGCTATTTCGCAAGTGTTTTCAAATAGATATTGTGATTCCAAATATGCATACATCTCCTTCTGATGAACAGTATCAGGGGGCTACAGTTATAGAACCAATAAGAGGGTATTACGACGTTCCTATCGCAACATTGGATTTCAATTCCCTATACCCATCAATTATGATGGCACATAATTTATGTTACACTACCTTGTGTAATAAATCCACCGTTGCACGCTTGAATTTAAAGGAAAACGAGGACTATATTATCACTCCAAATGGAGACTACTTTGTCACTGAAAAACGTAGGCGTGGAATATTACCTACTATCTTACATGAATTAATTAGCGCAAGAAAACGTGCTAAGACTGACCTAAAGAATGAAACTGACCCATTTAGAAAAGATGTCTTAAATGGTAGGCAGCTggcattaaaaatatctgcAAATTCCGTTTATGGATTCACCGGCGCAACAGTTGGAAAGCTACCATGTCTTGCCATCTCCTCATCGGTCACATCATTTGGGCGTACTATGATTGAAGCCACAAAGCGTGCAGTCGAAGAAAAGTATACAGTTAAAAACGGCTTCAGTCATGACGCTGTTGTTATATATGGTGATACCGATTCTGTGATGGTAAAGTTCGGTAAAACTGATCTTCAGGAAACAATGAATCTAGGCGCTGAAGCTGCTGCATATGTTTCATCTCTATTCAAGCATCCAATCAATTTagagtttgaaaaagtCTACTTTCCATATTTATTGATTAACAAAAAGAGATATGCTGGTTTGTACTGGACTAGGCCTGAAAAACACGATAAATTAGATCAGAAAGGGCTAGCTTCAGTTCGTCGTGACTCATGTCCTCTGGTCTCGCTTGTTATGAATAAGGTTTTGCGAATGATTCTAATAGATAGGAATGTACCGGGCGCTTTGGATTTTGTTAGAAGCACCATTGATGATGTTCTGCAGAATAGAGcagatatttctaaattAATTATTTCCAAAACACTAGCACCAAGTTATACGAACTCACAGCCTCATGCAGTTTTGGCGGAACGTATGAAAAAGAGAGATGGCGTTGGGCCAAACGTTGGTGACAGAGTCGATTATGTAATTGTGGGTGGAAACGACAAGCTATACAACCGAGCAGAAGATCCGTTATATGTCTTGGAACAAAACATTCAGATCGATTCAAAATACTATTTGACAACGCAGTTACAAAATCCTATTATTAGCATTATAGCGCCGATTATTGGCGAAAGACAAGCAAATGCAATGTTTGTTGTGAAAGCTATAAAGATTTCAACTGGTAATCAAAAGGGAGGGTTGATGGGTTTTATTAAGAAAGTCCAGATGTGTAAAGGTTGTAAGGGCCCACTCAAGAAGGGCGAAGGGCCACTGTGTGGAAATTGCAAAGAAAGGTCAGGTGAGTTATATCTCAAGGCAATGTACGACGTGCGggaattggaagaaaagTTTGCCAGGTTATGGACTCAATGTCAACGATGCTCTGGTAGTTTGCACAATGAAGTGCTTTGTTCCAACCAAAACTGTGACATTTTTTACATGAGAGTTAAAGCTAAGAAAGAACTACGAGAGAAAGTTGAGGAATTAAGCAAGTGGTGA